The following are from one region of the Siniperca chuatsi isolate FFG_IHB_CAS linkage group LG13, ASM2008510v1, whole genome shotgun sequence genome:
- the tbl1xr1b gene encoding F-box-like/WD repeat-containing protein TBL1XR1b isoform X2, translated as MSISSDEVNFLVYRYLQESGFSHSAFTFGIESHISQSNINGALVPPAALISIIQKGLQYVEAEVSINEDGTLFDGRPIESLSLIDAVMPDVVQTRQQAYRDKLAQQQQQAAAAAGSGSGTGPQGSTKNGEGAANGEENGSHALANHHSEMMEVDRDVEIPQSKAMVLRGHESEVFICAWNPVNDLLASGSGDSTARIWNLSENSTGGSTQLVLRHCIREGGQDVPSNKDVTSLDWNSEGTLLATGSYDGFARIWTKDGNLASTLGQHKGPIFALKWNKKGNFILSAGVDKTTIIWDAHTGEAKQQFPFHSAPALDVDWQSNNTFASCSTDMCIHVCKLGQDRPVKTFQGHTNEVNAIKWDPTGSLLASCSDDMTLKIWSMKQDSCVHDLQAHSKEIYTIKWSPTGPGTNNPSANLMLAR; from the exons ATGAGCATAAGCAGTGATGAGGTCAATTTCCTGGTTTACAGATACCTGCAAGAGTCAG GCTTCTCCCACTCAGCATTCACCTTTGGCATAGAGAGCCACATCAGCCAGTCCAACATCAATGGAGCCCTGGTGCCCCCTGCTGCCCTCATCTCCATCATCCAGAAGGGCCTGCAGTATGTGGAGGCTGAAGTCAGCATCAATGAG GATGGGACCTTATTTGATGGGCGGCCCATCGAGTCGCTGTCTCTGATCGATGCTGTGATGCCAGATGTAGTCCAGACTAGGCAGCAGGCCTACAGGGACAAGCtggcccagcagcagcagcaggcggcggcggcggcaggcAGTGGCAGTGGCACAGGGCCCCAGGGAAGCACCAAGAATGGAGAAGGCGCTGCCAACGGGGAGGAAAACGGATCCCATGCTTTAGCCA ATCACCACTCAGAGATGATGGAGGTGGACAGGGACGTGGAAATCCCCCAGAGTAAAGCCATGGTCCTGAGGGGCCATGAATCCGAAGTGTTTATCTGTGCCTGGAACCCAGTGAACGACCTCCTCGCCTCTGG GTCTGGGGACTCAACAGCACGGATCTGGAACCTGAGTGAGAACAGCACAGGCGGATCCACCCAGCTGGTTCTGAGGCACTGCATACGGGAAGGGGGCCAAGACGTACCCAGCAACAAAGACGTCACCTCACTAGACtggaat AGTGAGGGAACGTTGCTAGCAACAGGCTCATATGATGGATTTGCTAGAATATGGACAAAAGACG gtAACCTGGCCAGTACTTTGGGTCAGCATAAAGGTCCTATATTTGCACTCAAGTGGAATAAGAAAGGAAACTTCATCCTTAGTGCTGGTGTAGATAAG ACCACAATTATTTGGGACGCCCACACGGGAGAGGCAAAGCAACAATTTCCTTTCCACTCGG CACCTGCTCTGGACGTAGACTGGCAGAGCAACAACACGTTTGCCTCCTGCAGCACAGACATGTGCATCCATGTGTGTAAGCTGGGTCAGGACAGACCTGTCAAGACCTTCCAGGGACACACG AATGAGGTGAATGCCATCAAGTGGGATCCCACTGGCAGCTTGCTGGCCTCGTGCTCAGATGACATGACACTGAAG ATCTGGAGTATGAAGCAGGACTCATGTGTCCATGACCTCCAGGCCCACAGTAAAGAAATCTACACCATCAAGTGGAGCCCCACAGGCCCTGGGACCAACAACCCTAGCGCCAACCTCATGCTGGCCAGGTGA
- the tbl1xr1b gene encoding F-box-like/WD repeat-containing protein TBL1XR1b isoform X1, translating into MSISSDEVNFLVYRYLQESGFSHSAFTFGIESHISQSNINGALVPPAALISIIQKGLQYVEAEVSINEDGTLFDGRPIESLSLIDAVMPDVVQTRQQAYRDKLAQQQQQAAAAAGSGSGTGPQGSTKNGEGAANGEENGSHALANHHSEMMEVDRDVEIPQSKAMVLRGHESEVFICAWNPVNDLLASGSGDSTARIWNLSENSTGGSTQLVLRHCIREGGQDVPSNKDVTSLDWNSEGTLLATGSYDGFARIWTKDGNLASTLGQHKGPIFALKWNKKGNFILSAGVDKTTIIWDAHTGEAKQQFPFHSAPALDVDWQSNNTFASCSTDMCIHVCKLGQDRPVKTFQGHTNEVNAIKWDPTGSLLASCSDDMTLKIWSMKQDSCVHDLQAHSKEIYTIKWSPTGPGTNNPSANLMLASASFDSTVRLWDVERGVCIHTLTRHQEPVYSVAFSPDGRHLASGSFDKCVHIWNTQTGALVHSYRGTGGIFEVCWNATGDKVGASASDGSVCVLDLRK; encoded by the exons ATGAGCATAAGCAGTGATGAGGTCAATTTCCTGGTTTACAGATACCTGCAAGAGTCAG GCTTCTCCCACTCAGCATTCACCTTTGGCATAGAGAGCCACATCAGCCAGTCCAACATCAATGGAGCCCTGGTGCCCCCTGCTGCCCTCATCTCCATCATCCAGAAGGGCCTGCAGTATGTGGAGGCTGAAGTCAGCATCAATGAG GATGGGACCTTATTTGATGGGCGGCCCATCGAGTCGCTGTCTCTGATCGATGCTGTGATGCCAGATGTAGTCCAGACTAGGCAGCAGGCCTACAGGGACAAGCtggcccagcagcagcagcaggcggcggcggcggcaggcAGTGGCAGTGGCACAGGGCCCCAGGGAAGCACCAAGAATGGAGAAGGCGCTGCCAACGGGGAGGAAAACGGATCCCATGCTTTAGCCA ATCACCACTCAGAGATGATGGAGGTGGACAGGGACGTGGAAATCCCCCAGAGTAAAGCCATGGTCCTGAGGGGCCATGAATCCGAAGTGTTTATCTGTGCCTGGAACCCAGTGAACGACCTCCTCGCCTCTGG GTCTGGGGACTCAACAGCACGGATCTGGAACCTGAGTGAGAACAGCACAGGCGGATCCACCCAGCTGGTTCTGAGGCACTGCATACGGGAAGGGGGCCAAGACGTACCCAGCAACAAAGACGTCACCTCACTAGACtggaat AGTGAGGGAACGTTGCTAGCAACAGGCTCATATGATGGATTTGCTAGAATATGGACAAAAGACG gtAACCTGGCCAGTACTTTGGGTCAGCATAAAGGTCCTATATTTGCACTCAAGTGGAATAAGAAAGGAAACTTCATCCTTAGTGCTGGTGTAGATAAG ACCACAATTATTTGGGACGCCCACACGGGAGAGGCAAAGCAACAATTTCCTTTCCACTCGG CACCTGCTCTGGACGTAGACTGGCAGAGCAACAACACGTTTGCCTCCTGCAGCACAGACATGTGCATCCATGTGTGTAAGCTGGGTCAGGACAGACCTGTCAAGACCTTCCAGGGACACACG AATGAGGTGAATGCCATCAAGTGGGATCCCACTGGCAGCTTGCTGGCCTCGTGCTCAGATGACATGACACTGAAG ATCTGGAGTATGAAGCAGGACTCATGTGTCCATGACCTCCAGGCCCACAGTAAAGAAATCTACACCATCAAGTGGAGCCCCACAGGCCCTGGGACCAACAACCCTAGCGCCAACCTCATGCTGGCCAG CGCATCTTTTGACTCAACGGTGCGTCTGTGGGATGTGGAGCGCGGGGTGTGTATCCACACACTGACTCGCCACCAGGAGCCCGTCTACAGCGTGGCCTTCAGCCCTGATGGCAGGCACCTCGCCAGCGGCTCCTTTGACAAGTGTGTCCACATCTGGAACACTCAG acGGGTGCTTTAGTTCACAGCTACCGGGGGACAGGAGGGATCTTCGAGGTGTGCTGGAACGCCACAGGGGACAAAGTAGGAGCCAGCGCATCAGATGGATCG GTTTGTGTATTAGACCTGAGAAAATGA